From one Amycolatopsis sp. FDAARGOS 1241 genomic stretch:
- a CDS encoding SDR family oxidoreductase: MTDLPLALVTGASRGIGAAVAHQLAPTHRLLLGGRDEAALGKVAAELPGAEPWRVDLTDTASLAEAAARIDRLDVLVHSAGAAALNRIADATAEDWRVNYEVNVVAVAELTRLLLPALRAARGHVVVINSGSGRTARAGWGPYAASKFAVRAFADALREEEADLRVTTVYPGRTDTDMQRSVIEHEGGEYDPSRFLRTDSVATAVLTAVSASPEAHVTELILRPR, translated from the coding sequence ATGACCGATCTTCCCCTCGCCCTGGTCACCGGTGCCTCCCGTGGCATCGGCGCCGCCGTCGCCCACCAGCTCGCCCCGACCCACCGGCTCCTGCTGGGCGGGCGCGATGAGGCCGCGCTCGGGAAGGTGGCCGCCGAACTGCCGGGCGCCGAGCCGTGGCGGGTCGACCTGACGGACACCGCGTCACTGGCGGAAGCCGCGGCGCGGATCGATCGCCTCGACGTGCTCGTCCACTCCGCGGGCGCCGCCGCGCTGAACCGCATCGCCGACGCGACCGCCGAAGACTGGCGCGTGAACTACGAGGTCAACGTGGTCGCCGTCGCCGAGCTGACGCGCCTGCTGCTGCCCGCCCTGCGCGCCGCCCGGGGCCACGTCGTCGTCATCAACTCCGGTTCCGGCCGCACCGCCCGCGCGGGCTGGGGTCCGTACGCCGCATCGAAGTTCGCCGTCCGCGCCTTCGCCGACGCCCTCCGCGAAGAGGAGGCGGATCTGCGCGTCACCACCGTCTACCCGGGCCGCACCGACACGGACATGCAGCGCTCCGTCATCGAGCACGAGGGCGGCGAGTACGACCCGAGCCGCTTCCTGCGCACGGATTCCGTCGCCACCGCTGTGCTGACGGCCGTGTCGGCCAGCCCGGAGGCCCACGTCACGGAGCTGATCCTCCGTCCGCGGTGA
- a CDS encoding amidohydrolase family protein: MSHRFHAPVVLPADPACSLLRDAVVDVDDAGRIAFVGRAAEAPEFTGEQTRLSGILLPGLVNTHAHSPMTLLRGMGGDLPLLRWLREIIWPTEAKLRPEDIRAGMLLGSVEMLRHGVTTSAEMYFEGEQLVDAVLTTGGRVLVAPPVLELPGMDWKTSLAAIDRWIDADGLRFGPGDRVELGYGPHSAYMLKPDGLRATAESAAARGALVQIHVAEAANEDVAQRAEYGSVPRLLDSLGVFAGRTLAAHSIHLSDEDIALFAARGVGVAHCPGSNAKLASGIARIKDLRDAGVAIGLGTDGPASNDDLDLWEELQLTAMLARLATNDSTVLTAADVLLMATRGGAEALGRPDLGALEPGRWADLVHVDLDDPAFAAGLDVPDEQLLSNLVWAAGSRRVRDVWVAGEQVVVDAEPTRVDRAKVQASAADTAARLRA; the protein is encoded by the coding sequence ATGTCACACCGCTTCCACGCACCTGTGGTCCTGCCCGCCGATCCCGCCTGCTCGCTGCTGCGCGACGCCGTCGTGGACGTCGACGATGCCGGGCGGATCGCGTTCGTGGGGCGGGCCGCGGAGGCGCCCGAGTTCACGGGTGAGCAGACGCGGCTCAGCGGGATCCTGCTGCCCGGACTGGTGAACACCCACGCGCACAGCCCGATGACGCTGCTGCGCGGCATGGGTGGCGACCTGCCGCTGTTGCGGTGGCTGCGCGAGATCATCTGGCCGACCGAGGCGAAGTTGCGGCCGGAGGACATCCGGGCGGGGATGCTGCTGGGTTCCGTCGAGATGCTGCGCCACGGCGTCACGACCAGCGCCGAGATGTACTTCGAGGGCGAGCAGCTCGTGGACGCCGTGCTGACGACGGGCGGGCGCGTGCTCGTGGCGCCGCCGGTGCTCGAGCTGCCGGGGATGGACTGGAAGACGTCCCTGGCAGCGATCGACCGCTGGATCGACGCCGACGGCTTGCGCTTCGGCCCGGGTGACCGCGTTGAGCTGGGTTACGGCCCGCACTCGGCGTACATGCTGAAGCCGGACGGGTTGCGCGCCACCGCGGAGTCGGCCGCCGCGCGCGGCGCGCTGGTGCAGATCCACGTCGCCGAAGCCGCGAACGAGGACGTCGCCCAGCGCGCGGAGTACGGCTCGGTGCCCCGGCTGCTGGACTCGCTGGGCGTGTTCGCCGGGCGGACGCTCGCCGCGCATTCCATCCACCTGTCCGACGAGGACATCGCGCTGTTCGCCGCGCGTGGCGTCGGCGTGGCCCACTGCCCGGGGTCCAACGCCAAGCTGGCGTCCGGCATCGCGCGCATCAAGGACCTCCGCGACGCCGGGGTGGCCATCGGCCTCGGCACCGACGGCCCCGCGTCCAACGACGACCTCGACCTGTGGGAAGAGCTGCAGCTCACGGCCATGCTGGCCCGCCTGGCCACCAACGATTCCACGGTCCTCACCGCCGCGGACGTGCTGCTGATGGCGACCCGCGGCGGCGCCGAGGCCCTCGGCCGCCCCGACCTGGGCGCCCTCGAACCGGGTCGCTGGGCCGACCTCGTCCACGTCGACCTCGACGACCCGGCCTTCGCGGCGGGCTTGGACGTGCCCGACGAGCAGCTGCTGTCGAACCTCGTGTGGGCCGCCGGTTCCCGTCGCGTCCGCGACGTGTGGGTCGCCGGCGAGCAGGTCGTCGTGGACGCCGAGCCGACGCGGGTGGACCGGGCGAAAGTGCAGGCCTCGGCCGCCGACACCGCGGCGCGGCTGCGGGCCTGA
- a CDS encoding CHRD domain-containing protein, with the protein MRARIAIAAALTAGLGLLGAATATASPMSTDPTAPTMPGMSMDMPGMNMPSPGTQAKAKPPASLSAAMQRSQQKPIFLQAKLTGANEVPVAGKPAVGDPKGSATGIVEVQGNKVTYAFSWKGISAPTLGHIHEGVAGVNGDVKVPLFGTPMPDTVNAAAGTATITDQATADGLRKNPAGFYLNLHTKEFPGGAVRGQLSPLRSTPDMLKLLQIGGLHALMSGFQEVKAAPGEPKAGDPKANAVAFVRPSGTQVSFSFAWFGFQPTLAHIHKGTFGKNGPVVVPLIGTTVPEGVFAVSGTATGLDRALVSDIARHPLSYYANLHDAAFPGGAARGQLF; encoded by the coding sequence ATGCGAGCACGAATCGCGATCGCGGCAGCGCTGACCGCCGGCCTCGGCCTCCTCGGTGCCGCCACGGCCACCGCCAGCCCGATGAGCACCGACCCGACTGCGCCGACCATGCCCGGCATGAGCATGGACATGCCGGGCATGAACATGCCGAGCCCGGGCACGCAGGCGAAAGCCAAACCCCCGGCCAGTCTCTCGGCCGCGATGCAGCGGTCGCAGCAGAAGCCGATCTTCTTGCAGGCCAAGCTGACCGGCGCCAACGAGGTGCCGGTGGCGGGTAAACCCGCCGTCGGCGACCCGAAGGGCAGCGCCACGGGCATCGTCGAGGTGCAGGGGAACAAGGTCACCTACGCGTTCTCGTGGAAGGGCATCAGCGCCCCCACGCTCGGCCACATCCACGAGGGCGTCGCCGGCGTGAACGGGGACGTGAAGGTGCCGCTGTTCGGCACCCCGATGCCCGACACCGTCAACGCCGCGGCCGGCACCGCGACGATCACCGACCAGGCCACCGCCGACGGCCTGCGCAAGAACCCGGCCGGCTTCTACCTCAACCTGCACACCAAGGAGTTCCCCGGCGGCGCCGTCCGTGGCCAGCTCAGCCCGCTGCGCTCCACGCCGGACATGCTGAAGCTGCTGCAGATCGGCGGCCTGCACGCGCTGATGTCGGGCTTCCAGGAGGTCAAGGCTGCCCCGGGCGAGCCGAAGGCCGGTGACCCGAAGGCCAACGCCGTCGCGTTCGTCCGCCCGAGCGGCACGCAGGTGTCGTTCTCCTTCGCGTGGTTCGGCTTCCAGCCCACCCTCGCGCACATCCACAAGGGCACCTTCGGCAAGAACGGCCCGGTCGTGGTGCCGCTGATCGGCACCACCGTGCCCGAGGGCGTCTTCGCCGTGTCCGGTACCGCGACCGGCCTCGACCGGGCGCTGGTGAGCGACATCGCCCGCCACCCGCTGTCGTACTACGCGAACCTGCACGACGCCGCCTTCCCCGGTGGCGCTGCGCGCGGCCAGCTCTTCTGA
- a CDS encoding response regulator transcription factor: protein MIRVLIADDQEMVRMGFRMILDAQDDIEVVADVADGVSAVTKARELRPDVCLLDIRMPGLDGLEVTRQLAGPEVTDPLKVVVVTTFDLDEYVHTALRNGASGFLLKDAGPALLIEAIRAADRGDALVSPQITVRLLKHFDGSNGHRRDVPPPAEPLTARELDVVKAAARGLTNTEIGQELYLSLSTVKTHLASVQGKVGARNRVEIAAWAWRSGVVD from the coding sequence GTGATCCGGGTACTGATCGCGGACGACCAGGAGATGGTGCGGATGGGGTTCCGCATGATCCTGGACGCGCAGGACGACATCGAGGTGGTGGCCGACGTCGCCGACGGCGTCTCGGCCGTCACCAAGGCGCGTGAGCTGCGCCCGGACGTCTGCCTGCTCGACATCCGCATGCCCGGTCTCGACGGGCTGGAGGTGACGCGGCAGCTGGCGGGCCCGGAGGTCACCGACCCGCTGAAGGTCGTGGTGGTCACGACGTTCGACCTCGACGAATACGTGCACACCGCGCTGCGCAACGGCGCGAGCGGCTTCCTGCTCAAGGACGCGGGCCCGGCGCTGCTGATCGAGGCCATCCGCGCCGCCGACCGCGGCGACGCGCTCGTCTCGCCGCAGATCACCGTGCGGCTGCTGAAGCACTTCGACGGCTCGAACGGGCACAGGCGGGACGTGCCGCCCCCGGCCGAACCGCTCACCGCGCGTGAGCTCGACGTGGTCAAGGCCGCCGCTCGCGGCCTGACGAACACGGAGATCGGGCAGGAGCTGTACCTGTCGCTCTCGACGGTGAAAACGCACCTGGCTTCGGTGCAGGGCAAGGTCGGCGCGCGCAACCGCGTGGAGATCGCCGCGTGGGCGTGGCGCAGCGGGGTCGTGGACTGA